The window TCAGCAGGGCGTCGGTCATGCCCTTGAAGGTCTTGCCGAGCATGGCGAGGCCGCCGTCGGCGGTGCGGGCGCCGAGGTGCAGGTTGGAGAGCTTGCCGGTGCGGCGGCCGTGGCCCCACTCGGCGGCCAGCACCACCAGATCGAGCGTGTGGACCGGTTTGACCTTCAGCCAGGACGCGCCGCGCCGGCCCGCGCTGTAGGCGGCGTCCAGCGCCTTGACGACGACGCCCTCGTGGCCGCGCTCCAGGGTCGCGGCGAGGAACTCCTCCGCCGTGCCCACGTCGTCCGGGCCGGACATCGTCGTGCGCCGCACCCGCATCGGCTCGGGGACCAACCGGGCCAGCTCCGCGTGCCGCTCGGCGCACGGCAGGTCGAGCAGGTCGTGGCCGTCGACGGACAGCGCGTCGAAGAAGACGGGGGAGACGGGGACCGCGCGGGCGGCCGTCGCCACGTCCGAGCGGGAGCCGACGCGACCGGCGGTCTCCTGGAACGAGCGGGGGCGCCCGCCCTCGTCGAGGGAGATCACCTCCCCGTCCAGGATGAACCTCTCGCCCCTCAACTCCAGTGCGGCGGCCGTCACTTCGGGCAGCCGGTCGGTGATGTCGTCGAGGGTGCGGGTGTAGAGCCGGACCGTGCCGCCGTCCCGGTGCACCTGGACGCGGATGCCGTCCAGTTTCTCCTCGACCGCGCAGGCGCCGAGCTTGTCCAGCGCCTCGGCGACCGAGGAGGCGCTGTGCGCCAGCATCGGCCAGACCGGGCGGCCGACCGTGAGGCGGAAGCGGTCCAGGGCGGCGGGGCCGTCCGAGAGCAGCGCCTCGGCCACCGCCTGGAGCGAGCCCGCGAGCATCACCGCCCGCCGTACGTCCGCCGGGGGCGCCCCGGTCGCCTGGGCCAGTCCCTCGACCGCGACGGCGTCCAGCGCGCCCTGCCGCACCTCGCCGGTGAGCAGCCCGAGCAGGAACCGCTGCTCGTCCTCGGTGGCCGCGCCCATCAACTCCCCGACCAGCCGGGCCCGTTCCGTCTGGGAGCCGGGACCCGACACCTTGCTCAGCTCCGCCAGCCGGGCGTCCACCTCCCGCACGGTCAGGCCCGGCTCGGCCGCCGGGGCGACCGGGCGGCTCAGCACCTTCCAGCCGACGCCGATCCGGCCCTGCGGCAGCCGTCCCGCGAGGTAGGGGATGACGATCGGCACGTCGTCCGCCTCCGCGTCCCGGAACAGCTCCGCGAGCAGCGCCGTCTTCCGGGACCGCGCCGAGGTGGCGGCGACCTCCTGGGACACTCGGGCCAGCCGGTGCAGCAGCATGCAGCCATGGTGCACCGGAGGCGGTGCCTCTACACCCGGGCGGACTGCGGAGGCCGGTCATCGGAGCATCTACCGCTGGGCAGCCGCGTCGAGGTCCTCCATCAGCAGATCCCCGACGATCGCGGACGCCGCCCGGTATCCGCCGCTCGCCGCGTGCACGACCTGCTCGGCGAAGCCGATCGCGTTGCCCGCGGCCCACACGCCCGGCACGGTCGTCAGACCGGTGGGGTCGATGACCGGGTACGCGCCGAAGGGCGTCTCCTGCAGCTCGGCGCCGAGCTCTTCCAGCAGGCCGGTCTGCGGGACGGCGTGCGGGGCCACGAACAGCGCGGAGCGGGCGTGCGTCGAGCCGTCGGCGAGCCGGACGCCGGTGAGCCGGTCGTCCTCGACCACCAGCCCCGCGACCTCGCCCGGCACCACATCGACCCCGGCCGCGGCGAGCCGGCGCAGATCCTCGTCGGACAGCTCCTCCTCGGCGACCGTGTGCAGGAAGAACCGCACGTCCTTCGACCACTGGGACACCATCAGCGCCTGGTGCACGCTCTTGGCGGACGTCCCGAGCACGCCGAACGGCTGGTCGCGCACCTCCCAGCCGTGGCAGAACGGGCAGTGCAGCACGTCCCGGCCGAACCGCTCGGCCAGCCCGGGGATCGCCGGAAGCTCGTCCTTCAGCCCGGTCGCGACGACCAGCCGCCGGGCCCGTACGGTCCGGCCGCCGGCCAGTACGACGGTGAAGTCCTCGCCCCGCCCTACTGCGGCGTCCTCGCCCCGCTCCACCTCCACCACCCGGCCTCGCACGAGCTCCACGCCGTAGCGGGCGATCTCCTCCCGGCCGATGGCGAGGAACTCGGCGGGCTGCATGCCGTCCCGTGTCAGGAAGCCCTGCATGTGCGCGGCGGGCGCGTTGCGCGGCTCGCCGGCGTCGACGACCAGCGTGCGCTGCCGGGCCCGGCCCAGCACCAGCGCCGCCGACAGGCCCGCGGCACCGCCGCCGACGATCACGACGTCGTACGTCTCGTCGTACGTCTCGGTGTGCTTCTCGGTCATGTGACCACCTCCACTGCCGAGCGTCGCCCCGGTCTCGCGGTATTGACAAACATGTTTGCCGAATCTGCAATACGACCATGACCACGGACGAGGTACTCGCGGGTGTCGGCCCCCGGCTGCGGCAGATGCGCAAGGAGCGGGAAGTGACCCTGGCGGCGCTCTCCGAGACCACCGGCATCTCCGTCAGCACCCTGTCGCGACTGGAGTCCGGACTGCGTAAACCCAGTCTGGAACTGCTGCTGCCGATCGCGCGCGCTCACCAGGTGGCCCTGGACGAGCTGGTCGGTGCACCGCCGACGGGCGACCCGCGCGTGCGGGCGAAGCCGATCGTGATGGGCGGCCGCACCCACTGGCCGCTCACCCGCCAGCCCGGCGGCCTCCAGGCCTACAAGGTGCTGGAACCCCGGCGGAGCCTGGAGCCGGATCCGCGCACGCACGAGGGCTACGAGTGGCTGTACGTGCTGTCCGGGAAGCTGCGCCTCGTGCTGGGCGAGCACGACGTGGTGCTCACGGCGGGTGAGGCCGCCGAGTTCGACACACGCGTGCCGCACTGGTTCGGGTCGACGGGGGAGGGGCCCGTGGAGTTCCTCAGCCTGTTCGGACCGCAGGGGGAGCGGATGCACGTGCGGGCGCGGCCCAGGAAGTCGTGAGCCGATGACTGTTCCCTGATCGGCAAGCAACCGCTTAGTATGCGAACCGACCCCGGTCGTACGACGCAGTCGACGCAGTCCCGTGGAGGCCCCGCATGCAGGCATGGCAAGTGCACGAGAACGGCGAGCCCGGCGAGGTGTTGCGCCTGGCGGACGTGGCGCGGCCGGTCCCCGGCGACGGCCAGGTCCTGCTGAAGGTGCGCGCCGCGAACATCAACTTCCCGGACGCCCTGCTGTGCCGGGGCCAGTACCAGGTCAGGCCGCCGCTGCCCTTCACCCCCGGCGTGGAGATCTGCGGCGAGACCGAGGACGGCCGCCGCGTGATCGCCAACCCGGCGCTGCCCCACGGCGGCTTCGCCGAGTACGCCGTCGCCGATGCCGCCGCCCTGCTGCCCGCGCCGGACGCCCTGGACGACGCGGAGGCCGCGGCCCTGCACATCGGCTACCAGACCGGCTGGTTCGGACTGCACCGCCGGGCCGGTCTGGAGGCCGGCGAGACCCTGCTCGTCCACGCTGCCGCAGGAGGGGTCGGCAGCGCGGCCGTGCAGCTCGGGAAGGCCGCCGGCGCCACCGTCATCGGTGTCGTCGGCGGCCCCGGGAAAGCGGCCGTCGCCCGTGAGCTGGGTTGCGACGTCGTGATCGACCGGCGCGCCGAGGACGTCGTCGCCGCCGTCAAGGAGGCCACCGGCGGCCGGGGCGCCGACGTCGTCTACGACCCGGTCGGCGGCGAGGCCTACACCCAGTCCGCCAAGGTCGTCGCCTTCGAGGGGCGCATCATCGTCGTCGGCTTCGCCGGCGGCACGATCCCCAGCCCGGCCCTGAACCACGCCCTGGTGAAGAACTACTCGATCATGGGCCTGCACTGGGGCCTCTACAACACCAAGAACCCGAAGCTGGTCCAGCACTGCCACGAGCAGCTCACCGAGCTGGCCGCCCGGGGCGCGATCAAGCCGCTGGTGAGCGAGCGCGTCCCGCTCTCGGGAGCGGCCGCCGCCGTGCAGAAGGTCGCGGACGGCCTGACCACCGGACGGATCGCCGTCGTCATGGAGGAGGCAGCAGCATGACCAGCGCCGAGGAACTGCGCCGTCGTACCCGGGAGTTGCTGGCCGCCCA of the Streptomyces koelreuteriae genome contains:
- a CDS encoding ATP-dependent DNA ligase, whose translation is MLLHRLARVSQEVAATSARSRKTALLAELFRDAEADDVPIVIPYLAGRLPQGRIGVGWKVLSRPVAPAAEPGLTVREVDARLAELSKVSGPGSQTERARLVGELMGAATEDEQRFLLGLLTGEVRQGALDAVAVEGLAQATGAPPADVRRAVMLAGSLQAVAEALLSDGPAALDRFRLTVGRPVWPMLAHSASSVAEALDKLGACAVEEKLDGIRVQVHRDGGTVRLYTRTLDDITDRLPEVTAAALELRGERFILDGEVISLDEGGRPRSFQETAGRVGSRSDVATAARAVPVSPVFFDALSVDGHDLLDLPCAERHAELARLVPEPMRVRRTTMSGPDDVGTAEEFLAATLERGHEGVVVKALDAAYSAGRRGASWLKVKPVHTLDLVVLAAEWGHGRRTGKLSNLHLGARTADGGLAMLGKTFKGMTDALLTWQTERLRRLAVEDDGHVVTVRPELVVEIAYDGLQRSTRYPAGVTLRFARVIRYREDKRPQDADTVETLLAAHPRVRP
- a CDS encoding NAD(P)/FAD-dependent oxidoreductase; protein product: MTEKHTETYDETYDVVIVGGGAAGLSAALVLGRARQRTLVVDAGEPRNAPAAHMQGFLTRDGMQPAEFLAIGREEIARYGVELVRGRVVEVERGEDAAVGRGEDFTVVLAGGRTVRARRLVVATGLKDELPAIPGLAERFGRDVLHCPFCHGWEVRDQPFGVLGTSAKSVHQALMVSQWSKDVRFFLHTVAEEELSDEDLRRLAAAGVDVVPGEVAGLVVEDDRLTGVRLADGSTHARSALFVAPHAVPQTGLLEELGAELQETPFGAYPVIDPTGLTTVPGVWAAGNAIGFAEQVVHAASGGYRAASAIVGDLLMEDLDAAAQR
- a CDS encoding helix-turn-helix domain-containing protein codes for the protein MTTDEVLAGVGPRLRQMRKEREVTLAALSETTGISVSTLSRLESGLRKPSLELLLPIARAHQVALDELVGAPPTGDPRVRAKPIVMGGRTHWPLTRQPGGLQAYKVLEPRRSLEPDPRTHEGYEWLYVLSGKLRLVLGEHDVVLTAGEAAEFDTRVPHWFGSTGEGPVEFLSLFGPQGERMHVRARPRKS
- a CDS encoding NADPH:quinone oxidoreductase family protein, giving the protein MQAWQVHENGEPGEVLRLADVARPVPGDGQVLLKVRAANINFPDALLCRGQYQVRPPLPFTPGVEICGETEDGRRVIANPALPHGGFAEYAVADAAALLPAPDALDDAEAAALHIGYQTGWFGLHRRAGLEAGETLLVHAAAGGVGSAAVQLGKAAGATVIGVVGGPGKAAVARELGCDVVIDRRAEDVVAAVKEATGGRGADVVYDPVGGEAYTQSAKVVAFEGRIIVVGFAGGTIPSPALNHALVKNYSIMGLHWGLYNTKNPKLVQHCHEQLTELAARGAIKPLVSERVPLSGAAAAVQKVADGLTTGRIAVVMEEAAA